From Cannabis sativa cultivar Pink pepper isolate KNU-18-1 chromosome 8, ASM2916894v1, whole genome shotgun sequence, a single genomic window includes:
- the LOC133029977 gene encoding GEM-like protein 5 — MNNNNNKTQVSYPTAEEINPFHQTNPFVSSPPPPPLTTNHQYDTVPAETTNGSPKRQEKRVHFQGEEQQKGSSSSSSSVPPQQQQQPQEFVSDGSSSSSGEKWGTHVMGHPAVPTCHPSNKKAALWGGAPTDDEARRVHYPYLQYTPIEKAPNSTTPMDSMIHAFNSWSNKAESLANNIWHNLKTGPSVSGAAWGKMNLTAKALTGGGYESLYKQSFSTFPNEKLKKTWACYLSTSTGPVAGTLYLSNVHVAFCSDRPLSFTAPSGQQTWSYYKVMVPLGNIGTINPVVMRENPSEKYMQVVTIDGHDFWFMGFVNYEKASKHLTESISTFVASGYTVPPVIANQK, encoded by the exons atgaacaacaacaacaacaaaacccAAGTTTCATATCCCACAGCAGAAGAAATCAACCCATTTCACCAAACCAACCCTTTTGTatcatcaccaccaccaccaccactaaCAACTAATCACCAATACGACACCGTTCCAGCTGAAACGACAAACGGATCCCCAAAACGACAAGAGAAACGAGTTCATTTTCAAGGTGAAGAACAACAAAaaggttcttcttcttcttcttcctctgttccaccccaacaacaacaacaaccacaagAATTTGTTTCAGATGGGAGTAGCAGTAGTAGTGGAGAGAAATGGGGTACGCACGTGATGGGTCACCCTGCAGTTCCCACGTGTCATCCTTCCAACAAGAAAGCAGCGTTGTGGGGTGGTGCCCCTACTGATGACGAGGCTCGTCGGGTTCACTACCCTTATCTTCAGTACACCCCCATTGAAAAGGCTCCCAATAGTACTACTCCGATGGACTCTATGATCCATGCCTTCAATTCTTGGAGCAACAAGGCTGAGTCTTTGGCCAATAACATCTGGCATAACC TTAAAACGGGGCCATCAGTGTCAGGAGCAGCTTGGGGGAAGATGAACTTGACAGCAAAGGCATTAACAGGAGGAGGATATGAAAGTCTTTACAAGCAAAGCTTTTCTACTTTTCCTAATGAGAAGCTAAAGAAAACATGGGCTTGTTACCTCTCTACATCAACTGGTCCTGTTGCTGGAACTCTTTACTTGTCAAATGTTCATGTAGCTTTCTGTAGTGATCGACCTTTGTCTTTCACTGCTCCCTCTGGCCAACAAACTTGGAGCTATTACAAG GTTATGGTACCTTTGGGAAACATTGGGACAATCAATCCGGTTGTGATGAGGGAAAATCCATCAGAGAAGTACATGCAGGTTGTCACAATCGACGGTCATGATTTCTGGTTTATGGGATTTGTAAATTATGAGAAAGCATCAAAGCATTTGACTGAAAGTATATCCACTTTTGTGGCTTCTGGATATACTGTTCCACCAGTCATTGCTAATCAAAAATAG
- the LOC133029978 gene encoding uncharacterized protein LOC133029978: MATLNSQPLIWTLLGLFMVSLTLGSSDSPFIVAHKKATLNRLKSGAERVSVSIDIYNQGSLTAYDVSLTDDSWPKDLFDIVSGNVSKSWEKLDAGGILSHTFELEAKTKGIFNGAPALITYRVPTKAALQEAFSTPILPLDVLADRPPEKKFEWVKAVDEVWIPNFSDLYCGYVYLPGGQSFEIRCRKGKQEEALIY; encoded by the exons ATGGCTACTCTCAACTCTCAGCCTCTGATCTGGACTTTGCTAGGCCTTTTCATGGTCTCCTTGACGCTGGGTTCCTCCGATTCACCCTTCATCGTTGCCCATAAGAAGGCTACTCTTAACAGACTCAAGTCGGGGGCCGAGCGAGTCTCCGTCTCCATCGACATCTACAACCAAGGAtctct GACCGCATACGATGTGAGTTTGACAGATGATAGCTGGCCAAAGGATTTATTTGACATTGTCAGCGGTAACGTCTCCAAGTCATGGGAAAAGCTTGATGC TGGTGGTATTCTGTCCCACACTTTTGAATTGGAGGCCAAAACTAAAGGTATCTTCAACGGCGCACCCGCTCTCATCACATACCGAGTTCCTACAAAGGCTGCTCTACAG GAGGCATTTTCAACTCCAATTTTGCCTTTGGACGTTCTTGCAGACAGACCTCCTGAGAAGAAGTTTGAATGGGTTA AGGCTGTTGATGAAGTATGGATCCCTAATTTCAGTGATCTCTATTGTGGTTATGTTTATCTACCTGGTGGCCAGTCCTTCGAAATCAGGTGCCGGAAAGGGAAGCAAGAAGAAGCGTTAATTTACTAA
- the LOC133029976 gene encoding cysteine-rich and transmembrane domain-containing protein WIH2: MSYDPPPGYGSSYNHHHVHHQPPPPPGFPSAPPPPGYPGYPPPLPNQPPQYEGYQGYFGGGYPPPPPPPPQPQRYHEHCHNYEHYRYQQEHNGCLSFLQGCFAALCCCCLLEECCCCYF; this comes from the exons ATGAGTTACGATCCTCCACCAG gttACGGATCCTCGTATAACCATCATCATGTTCATCATCAACCACCGCCTCCACCGGGATTTCCATCGGCGCCGCCTCCTCCAGGGTATCCGGGATACCCACCACCACTGCCAAATCAGCCTCCTCAGTATGAAGGGTATCAAGGATATTTTGGAGGAGGGTatccaccaccaccaccgcctCCTCCTCAACCCCAACGGTACCACGAACACTGTCATAATTACGAGCATTACCGTTACCAGCAGGAACACAATGGTTGTCTTTCGTTTCTCCAAGGCTG TTTCGCCGCTCTTTGCTGCTGTTGTTTGTTAGAAGAATGCTGCTGCTGCTATTTTTGA
- the LOC133029975 gene encoding protein AUXIN SIGNALING F-BOX 2-like, which produces MNYFPDEVVEHVFDYVTSHKDRNALSLVCKSWYRIERFSREKVFVGNCYAISPERTINRFPGLKSLTLKGKPHFADFNLVPDEWGGYVQPWIEALASSRVGLEELRLKRMVVSDDSLDLLSRSFVNFKTLVLVSCEGFTTDGLAAIAANCKHLRELDLQENDIDDHKGHWLSCFADQCTSLVSLNFACLKGEINLAALERLVARSPGLKVLRVNRAVPLDTLQKILVKAPQLVDLGTGSCVQDPHSESYLNLKNTLSKCTSIRSLSGFLEVTPRCVGAFYPLCDNLTSLNLSYAPGIHGFDLIKLIRRCVKLQRLWILDCIGDKGLAVVASTCKELQELRVFPSDPNGIGHDAVTEEGLVAISMGCPKLHSLLYFCQQMTNAALITVAKNCPNFIRFRLCILDPTKPDPVTSQPLDEGFGAIVQGCKNIRRLSLSGLLTDQVFLYIGMYAEQLEMLSIAFAGDSDKGMLYVLNGCKKLRKLEIRDCPFGDVALLSDVGKYETMRSLWMSSCGVTLGGCKTVAKKMPSLNVEIINDNEESEFCLNQDGHNVEKMYLYRTMVGRRGDAPEFVVTL; this is translated from the exons ATGAACTATTTTCCTGACGAGGTAGTAGAACATGTGTTCGACTACGTAACATCGCACAAGGACCGAAACGCGTTGTCGTTGGTGTGCAAATCATGGTATAGAATCGAGAGGTTTAGCAGAGAAAAAGTGTTCGTAGGGAATTGCTATGCAATCAGTCCTGAGAGGACTATCAATAGATTTCCAGGTCTAAAGTCACTTACTTTGAAGGGGAAGCCTCATTTTGCAGATTTCAATCTGGTTCCTGATGAATGGGGTGGTTATGTTCAGCCATGGATTGAAGCCTTGGCTAGTAGCCGTGTTGGGTTGGAAGAGCTTAGATTGAAGAGAATGGTGGTATCTGATGATAGCTTGGATTTGCTTTCTAGGTCTTTTGTCAATTTCAAAACTTTAGTTCTCGTTAGCTGTGAAGGGTTCACCACTGATGGCCTTGCTGCTATTGCTGCCAATTGCAA gCATCTGAGGGAGTTGGATCTTCAAGAGAATGATATTGATGACCATAAAGGGCACTGGCTGAGCTGCTTTGCTGATCAATGCACTTCTCTGGTGTCACTTAATTTTGCTTGCCTCAAAGGAGAAATTAATTTAGCTGCTCTTGAGAGACTAGTTGCAAGGTCCCCTGGCCTCAAAGTATTGAGGGTAAACCGTGCTGTTCCTCTTGACACCCTTCAGAAAATACTGGTGAAAGCTCCTCAACTAGTGGATTTGGGTACTGGGTCTTGTGTCCAAGACCCCCATTCTGAGTCCTACCTCAACCTAAAGAACACTCTTTCGAAATGTACATCAATTAGGAGCTTGTCAGGGTTTTTGGAGGTGACACCTAGGTGCGTCGGAGCTTTCTATCCGCTTTGTGATAACCTCACATCTTTGAACTTGAGTTATGCTCCGGGCATACATGGTTTTGAtctcattaagctaattcgtcGATGTGTTAAACTTCAGCGCTTGTGG ATACTAGATTGCATTGGAGACAAAGGGTTGGCGGTTGTAGCTTCTACTTGTAAAGAGTTGCAGGAATTGAGAGTTTTTCCATCTGATCCTAATGGAATTGGGCATGATGCTGTTACAGAAGAAGGCTTAGTTGCCATATCTATGGGATGCCCAAAGCTTCATTCCTTGCTGTACTTCTGCCAGCAGATGACCAATGCGGCTCTGATAACAGTAGCCAAGAATTGTCCTAATTTTATCCGTTTCAGGTTATGCATCCTTGATCCTACAAAACCAGACCCGGTGACCTCACAGCCGTTGGATGAAGGTTTTGGAGCGATCGTCCAGGGATGCAAAAACATTAGGCGTTTGTCCCTCTCTGGCCTTCTTACAGACCAAGTTTTTCTCTACATTGGAATGTATGCCGAGCAGCTTGAAATGTTGTCTATTGCATTTGCTGGAGACAGTGACAAAGGAATGCTGTATGTGTTGAATGGCTGCAAGAAGCTTCGAAAGCTCGAGATTAGGGATTGCCCCTTTGGTGACGTGGCACTACTATCGGACGTGggaaagtatgaaacaatgcgATCCCTTTGGATGTCGTCCTGTGGAGTCACCTTGGGAGGCTGCAAGACAGTGGCCAAGAAGATGCCCAGTCTTAATGTTGAAATTATAAACGACAATGAAGAGAGCGAGTTTTGCCTCAACCAAGACGGGCATAATGTAGAGAAAATGTACCTGTACCGGACGATGGTAGGGAGAAGGGGTGATGCGCCGGAGTTTGTGGTGACGCTGTAG